From a single Bacteroidota bacterium genomic region:
- the ligA gene encoding NAD-dependent DNA ligase LigA, whose translation MTFEEAHIRIKDLSEQLEQHNYNYYVLSQPVISDYEFDMLMNELIALEKQYPELADPSSPANRVGGTVTKEFRSVKHKYPMLSLSNTYTEEEINEFDRRVRKLISGEVEYVCELKYDGVAIGLTYQEGRLIQALTRGDGVQGDDVTRNVMTVRSIPLKLKGDYPREFEIRGEILLTHKQFRKINEDRESMGEMLFANPRNAASGSLKMQNSAEVARRGLDCSLYYLLGENLPFENHFDSLTKAREWGFKISDHISLCRTQGDIHEFIQYWDKARRELPFDIDGVVIKVNSYRQQEELGYTAKSPRWAIAYKYKAEEAVTRLLSVDHQVGRTGAVTPVANLEPVFLSGTTVKRASLHNADIIASLDLHYNDFVIVEKGGEIIPKITGVDGKLRKAGSEPVTFISRCPECGEILVRQDGEAAYYCPNSKSCPPQIKGKLEHFISRKAMDIQSLGEGKIELLFDKGLITRPSDLYKLVFTDLHGLEKEYDNPEDGKTKKISFRDKTVYNILQGIEASKNIPFERVLFALGIRHIGETAAKKLARHFGSIEKLMTAGMEELIGLPEVGEKMASSILDYFRDPENIEMVAELKTQGLQMHIPDETKSPPTRSKTLEEKSVVISGVFEGYSREQLQEIVEQHGGKNTSSVSSKTSFILAGDKMGPGKLEKAATLNIPIINLQEFLEMIQEK comes from the coding sequence ATGACATTTGAAGAAGCCCATATAAGAATCAAAGACCTTTCGGAACAACTGGAGCAGCATAATTATAATTATTATGTTCTTTCGCAGCCGGTGATCAGCGACTATGAGTTCGACATGCTGATGAACGAGTTGATCGCCCTTGAAAAGCAGTATCCGGAACTGGCTGATCCCTCCTCCCCTGCCAACCGCGTCGGAGGCACAGTCACCAAGGAGTTCCGTTCCGTGAAGCACAAATACCCCATGCTGTCTCTGTCAAACACATACACGGAAGAGGAAATCAATGAGTTCGACCGAAGGGTAAGAAAGCTTATTAGCGGCGAAGTTGAATATGTGTGTGAGCTGAAATACGATGGAGTAGCTATCGGTCTGACCTACCAGGAAGGAAGGCTTATACAGGCACTTACGCGCGGTGATGGGGTACAGGGAGATGATGTTACCCGCAATGTTATGACTGTCAGGAGCATCCCTCTGAAGCTCAAAGGTGATTACCCCAGAGAATTTGAGATCAGAGGAGAAATTCTACTCACCCACAAGCAATTCAGAAAGATCAATGAAGACAGGGAAAGTATGGGAGAGATGCTGTTTGCCAATCCAAGGAATGCCGCATCCGGTAGTTTGAAAATGCAGAATTCAGCAGAAGTGGCAAGGCGGGGGCTGGACTGCTCTTTATATTATCTTCTTGGTGAAAACCTGCCTTTTGAAAATCATTTCGACAGTCTCACCAAAGCCCGTGAATGGGGATTCAAGATATCTGATCATATAAGCTTATGCCGAACCCAGGGTGATATTCACGAATTTATTCAATACTGGGATAAAGCCAGGAGGGAATTACCGTTCGATATTGATGGAGTGGTGATCAAGGTCAATTCATACCGCCAGCAGGAAGAATTAGGTTACACAGCAAAATCTCCACGCTGGGCCATTGCGTACAAGTACAAAGCCGAAGAAGCCGTAACAAGACTTCTTTCGGTCGATCACCAGGTAGGGAGAACCGGTGCGGTAACACCCGTTGCAAACCTGGAGCCTGTCTTTCTTTCGGGTACGACAGTAAAAAGGGCTTCATTGCATAACGCAGATATCATTGCTTCACTTGACCTCCATTATAACGATTTTGTAATCGTTGAAAAAGGCGGAGAGATTATACCTAAGATTACCGGAGTGGATGGCAAGCTCAGGAAAGCTGGTTCGGAACCCGTTACATTTATCTCCAGATGTCCCGAATGTGGTGAAATCCTGGTAAGACAGGATGGTGAAGCAGCATATTACTGTCCGAACAGCAAAAGCTGCCCTCCCCAGATCAAAGGAAAACTGGAACATTTCATAAGTCGCAAAGCTATGGATATCCAAAGCCTTGGAGAAGGAAAGATTGAGTTGTTATTTGATAAAGGACTGATAACAAGACCATCTGACCTTTACAAACTTGTTTTTACAGATCTGCATGGTCTGGAAAAGGAGTATGATAATCCTGAGGACGGAAAAACAAAAAAGATCAGTTTCAGGGATAAAACGGTCTATAATATTTTGCAGGGTATAGAAGCCTCGAAAAATATTCCTTTTGAAAGGGTTTTGTTTGCCCTGGGAATCCGGCATATCGGGGAAACAGCAGCCAAAAAATTAGCAAGGCATTTTGGAAGCATCGAAAAACTTATGACAGCCGGAATGGAAGAACTTATTGGCTTACCCGAGGTTGGAGAAAAAATGGCTTCCTCCATCCTGGATTATTTCCGTGACCCTGAAAACATTGAGATGGTGGCGGAGCTAAAAACACAAGGCTTACAGATGCATATCCCCGATGAAACTAAATCCCCGCCTACCCGGTCGAAGACACTTGAAGAAAAGAGCGTTGTTATCAGCGGTGTTTTTGAAGGTTATTCAAGGGAACAGTTGCAGGAAATAGTTGAACAACATGGAGGAAAAAATACTTCATCTGTAAGCTCCAAAACATCATTTATCCTGGCCGGTGATAAAATGGGGCCGGGCAAACTTGAAAAAGCCGCAACGTTAAATATTCCTATTATTAATCTTCAGGAATTCCTTGAAATGATACAAGAAAAATAA
- a CDS encoding DUF2807 domain-containing protein, with protein MKNTMEKSWLFAIAIFLMFGLSSGCTFAGKIKGNGNVVTQERQVRGFNSIQVGGAFKVILTQGQEEYLQLELEENLMDKVITEVVGGELKIYTKDNINAKSDMIVRITFKNLEELDISGACDVSSANTFKLGELELEASGASEIDLEMTLEKLECNCSGASNVDLKGNALSMDLDLSGASNIDALEFEVEVADIEVSGAADAKIFASKKLNAGVSGAASIRYKGTPAINTDISGAGSIKQY; from the coding sequence ATGAAAAACACAATGGAAAAATCATGGTTGTTCGCTATTGCGATATTTTTGATGTTCGGCTTAAGTTCCGGATGCACATTTGCCGGCAAGATAAAAGGTAACGGCAATGTTGTCACCCAGGAACGTCAAGTCAGAGGATTTAACTCGATCCAGGTTGGAGGAGCTTTTAAAGTGATCCTCACGCAGGGCCAGGAAGAGTATCTCCAATTAGAGCTTGAGGAGAATCTCATGGATAAGGTTATTACTGAAGTTGTTGGAGGTGAACTGAAGATATATACGAAAGATAATATTAATGCAAAGAGTGATATGATCGTCAGGATTACTTTCAAAAACCTTGAAGAACTTGATATTAGCGGAGCCTGTGATGTATCGTCTGCCAATACCTTTAAACTGGGTGAACTTGAACTTGAGGCAAGTGGTGCTTCCGAGATTGACCTTGAGATGACTCTGGAAAAATTGGAATGTAATTGCAGTGGTGCCAGCAACGTGGATCTTAAAGGAAATGCGTTATCTATGGATCTCGATCTATCCGGGGCAAGCAATATTGATGCTCTTGAGTTTGAGGTTGAAGTGGCTGATATTGAAGTTAGTGGTGCAGCCGATGCAAAGATATTTGCCAGTAAAAAATTGAATGCCGGGGTTTCGGGAGCAGCAAGCATCCGCTATAAGGGTACCCCTGCCATAAATACAGATATTTCCGGGGCTGGAAGCATAAAACAATATTAA
- a CDS encoding RNA polymerase sigma factor → MSLDKSGKKDLYLNPDEELIDDCRMNDRKAQLELYKRYYKAMYNTAYRITKHTAEAEDAMQEAFLDAFRKIDTYSGEAAFGAWLRRIVVNKSIDHLKKQEKWKMSDMDDKDIPEVVEENPVEILSYKVDLIRKEIENLPDRYRVILSLHLLEGYDHEEITQILGLSYNATRTKYSRARQKLILALRGKNLDPNLN, encoded by the coding sequence ATGTCATTGGATAAAAGCGGTAAAAAAGATTTATATCTGAATCCCGATGAGGAATTAATTGACGATTGCAGGATGAATGACAGAAAGGCACAGTTGGAATTGTATAAAAGATATTACAAGGCTATGTATAATACGGCATACAGGATAACAAAGCACACAGCAGAGGCGGAAGACGCAATGCAGGAGGCCTTTCTGGATGCCTTCAGAAAAATTGATACATACTCCGGGGAAGCCGCTTTCGGAGCCTGGTTGAGGAGGATTGTCGTGAATAAATCCATAGACCATTTGAAAAAGCAGGAAAAGTGGAAAATGTCAGATATGGATGACAAAGACATTCCAGAGGTAGTAGAGGAAAACCCCGTTGAGATTTTATCTTACAAAGTTGACCTTATCCGGAAGGAAATAGAGAACCTTCCTGACCGTTACCGGGTCATCCTGTCCCTTCATCTGCTCGAAGGTTATGATCATGAAGAGATCACTCAAATCCTGGGTTTATCCTACAATGCGACCCGAACAAAATACTCCCGTGCAAGGCAGAAACTTATTCTTGCCCTTAGGGGAAAAAACCTCGACCCAAACCTTAACTAA
- a CDS encoding isoprenylcysteine carboxylmethyltransferase family protein — MKVGLMHDEQAGFIPIFFIKLHTFATHFIFMALLHSFEKSGNFLFRYRSYFPVLLFLLAIPVIYATPYEWMPSWLKVLVTIIAVALSLAGFLIRAIAIATTPKGTSGRNTKSGQVAESLNTEGIYSVIRHPLYLGNYLMWIGITVFTFNIYFILIVSLVFWLYYERIMFAEERFLEKKFGDEYLNWSLKVPSFIPAFTRYIRSTMPFSWKSILRREYSGLLATVIGFTFIDHLRFYFIHGHLEWNRISTWVLLCAVVVTLLLRTLKHHTRLLHESDRS, encoded by the coding sequence ATGAAAGTCGGATTAATGCACGATGAACAGGCAGGTTTTATTCCTATATTTTTCATAAAATTGCATACTTTTGCCACTCATTTTATTTTTATGGCCCTTCTGCATTCTTTCGAAAAAAGTGGAAATTTTCTTTTCCGATACCGGAGTTATTTTCCTGTATTGCTTTTCCTGCTTGCCATTCCCGTTATTTACGCAACACCCTATGAATGGATGCCATCCTGGTTGAAGGTTTTGGTAACCATTATTGCCGTTGCCTTAAGTCTTGCAGGATTTCTGATACGGGCGATTGCCATTGCAACAACACCCAAAGGTACATCCGGACGTAACACAAAAAGCGGGCAGGTTGCCGAATCACTGAATACCGAAGGGATATATTCCGTTATCCGCCATCCCCTTTACCTTGGCAATTATCTGATGTGGATAGGCATTACCGTATTCACATTTAACATATACTTTATCCTGATCGTTAGCCTGGTATTTTGGTTGTATTATGAAAGGATAATGTTTGCTGAAGAGCGTTTCCTGGAAAAAAAATTCGGTGATGAATACCTGAACTGGTCACTCAAGGTGCCTTCTTTCATTCCTGCCTTCACACGCTATATCCGAAGCACCATGCCTTTTTCCTGGAAAAGTATACTGAGAAGGGAATATTCCGGTTTACTGGCAACGGTTATCGGATTTACTTTTATCGATCATCTCCGGTTTTACTTTATTCATGGGCATTTAGAATGGAACCGGATCTCGACCTGGGTTTTGCTTTGCGCTGTAGTCGTTACTCTTTTGTTGAGAACACTCAAGCACCATACAAGATTATTGCACGAATCCGACCGTTCCTGA
- a CDS encoding DMT family transporter, which translates to MIPKSSIPVFVYPAAVLSMLFWGMSFVWSTQVLEYYSPITTILLRLLISSVLLFLLLKPFGLIENIRKEHLGLFLLSALFNPFLYFIGENYGLKLTTPTVSAVVIATIPVLTPVFAYFLLKEKLTIFNYIGIMLSFAGVVIMLMGKDLTLDVSAVGLGFLFFAVITGIIYSVLLKKLTVHYNALTIITWQNILGFIYMLPVFLIMDVSTFLEIKPGPGAIRSLILLAVFASSGAFILYTIAIKYLGVNKSNVYTNLIPVITAIFSFYIIQEEFTMNKLAGILVVVGGVFLSQIRSRNKQIIK; encoded by the coding sequence ATGATCCCGAAATCATCCATTCCGGTTTTTGTTTACCCGGCAGCTGTGCTATCCATGTTGTTTTGGGGGATGTCGTTTGTTTGGTCAACACAGGTGTTAGAGTATTACTCTCCTATTACTACTATTCTATTGAGGCTTCTGATATCATCAGTTTTGCTTTTTTTACTGCTTAAACCGTTCGGTCTTATTGAAAATATAAGGAAAGAGCACCTGGGGCTTTTTTTGCTTTCAGCATTGTTTAATCCCTTCCTGTATTTCATAGGCGAAAATTACGGACTAAAACTGACTACCCCTACTGTCAGTGCTGTAGTCATTGCCACCATTCCAGTTTTAACACCCGTTTTTGCTTACTTCCTCCTGAAAGAAAAACTGACCATATTTAATTATATTGGGATCATGCTCAGTTTCGCAGGAGTAGTGATCATGCTCATGGGTAAAGATCTCACTCTGGATGTATCGGCAGTAGGATTAGGATTCCTGTTTTTTGCCGTCATCACAGGTATTATTTACTCGGTTTTACTTAAAAAACTGACAGTCCATTACAATGCACTGACCATCATCACCTGGCAAAATATCCTTGGTTTTATTTATATGCTCCCGGTATTTCTGATTATGGATGTTTCAACTTTTTTAGAGATCAAGCCTGGTCCCGGAGCGATCAGATCTCTGATCCTGCTCGCTGTTTTCGCATCGTCAGGAGCTTTTATCCTGTATACCATTGCAATAAAATACCTGGGAGTGAATAAATCAAATGTTTACACCAACCTGATCCCGGTAATCACGGCAATCTTTTCGTTTTATATTATCCAGGAAGAATTTACCATGAATAAATTAGCGGGTATTTTGGTTGTAGTGGGTGGAGTCTTTCTATCACAGATCCGGAGCAGGAACAAACAAATCATCAAATAA
- a CDS encoding saccharopine dehydrogenase NADP-binding domain-containing protein, which produces MKNVIVIGGGLVGMPMAMDLSLDKDIRVTLADRDLQKLAMIKSQPGIATLELDVTDRHNLKRAVEPFDLVVLAVPGHLGFGALKTILESGKTVVDISFFPEDLFELDAIAKKHGVTAICDMGVAPGMSHLLSAHAMKRLDETNKVRIYVGGLPKVREWPWEYKAVFSPADVIEEYTRPARLVRDGKLIILPALSEPEILSFPSIGELEAFNSDGLRSLVKTLKVPDMAEKTLRYPGHIDKIKVMQSSGFFCKEAILINQQPISPFEFTSGLLFDAWKMKEGDEDITVMKIEVSGIKEGKSHSIVYDLYDEYDPASGIHSMARTTGYAATMTARALLKGMFADPGVFPPELLAKEPGLVEFILEGLRQRNVIYQETIKQE; this is translated from the coding sequence ATGAAAAATGTTATCGTCATAGGAGGAGGACTGGTCGGCATGCCCATGGCTATGGATCTAAGCCTTGACAAGGATATCCGTGTAACTCTTGCTGACAGAGACCTGCAAAAACTGGCAATGATCAAATCACAACCCGGAATTGCAACACTTGAATTGGATGTAACAGACAGGCACAACCTAAAAAGAGCAGTAGAGCCTTTTGACCTGGTGGTATTGGCTGTTCCTGGTCACCTGGGATTCGGAGCTTTAAAGACTATCCTTGAATCAGGTAAAACTGTGGTGGATATATCCTTTTTTCCGGAGGATCTTTTTGAGCTGGATGCAATAGCGAAAAAGCATGGTGTTACAGCAATTTGCGATATGGGAGTTGCCCCCGGAATGAGTCACCTTCTATCCGCCCATGCCATGAAACGGCTCGATGAAACCAACAAGGTCAGGATTTATGTAGGAGGATTGCCCAAGGTACGTGAGTGGCCCTGGGAATACAAAGCCGTATTCAGTCCGGCTGATGTTATTGAGGAATACACCCGGCCTGCCCGATTGGTCAGGGATGGAAAGCTGATAATTTTACCAGCTCTTTCGGAACCGGAAATACTCAGTTTTCCATCCATTGGAGAGCTGGAGGCATTCAACAGCGATGGACTGCGAAGCCTGGTTAAGACCCTGAAAGTACCCGATATGGCTGAAAAAACCCTCAGATATCCCGGGCATATAGATAAAATCAAGGTGATGCAAAGCTCAGGGTTCTTCTGTAAAGAGGCTATATTGATCAATCAGCAACCAATCAGCCCATTTGAATTTACTTCCGGATTGCTCTTCGATGCCTGGAAAATGAAGGAAGGCGATGAAGATATTACGGTAATGAAAATTGAGGTAAGCGGAATAAAAGAAGGCAAATCGCATAGCATTGTTTACGACTTGTACGATGAATATGACCCTGCAAGCGGGATCCATTCCATGGCGCGCACAACAGGTTATGCAGCGACCATGACAGCAAGGGCTCTCCTAAAAGGAATGTTTGCCGATCCCGGAGTGTTCCCGCCGGAATTACTGGCTAAGGAACCCGGTCTCGTTGAATTCATTCTGGAGGGGTTACGACAGAGAAATGTCATTTATCAGGAAACAATCAAACAAGAATAG
- a CDS encoding putative phage abortive infection protein produces the protein MPRKNKYGNKYLFYQVLVYLALILGVFTFIVIISILLGDDNYFVWGGGIDLDIASKFGNFIGGFVGLFWLISGVVMLFLVLMKQKDQAYHTQIETQFFNMISHLNHIIESITGTGYDENTYTTITSRKYLSYLFWKLHQDLAEDIENQIGNKDSAYYLLLHSLKSNPKRVFLQHGSGTDTDLDLLHKWIQNVYGSFYNDNKSQLGHYFRYVYHIIKYIDNSRLPLRNKREYIEIFQAQMMDDELGLLFYHGLSQTGEKKLKPLLEKYHFLYNIDIANLTFPPAESMLYPGIPFNFLEQYVKIGDNRQ, from the coding sequence ATGCCACGAAAAAATAAATATGGCAACAAATATTTATTTTATCAAGTGTTGGTATACCTGGCCCTGATTCTGGGAGTTTTCACTTTCATAGTTATCATTAGCATCCTTTTGGGTGATGATAACTATTTTGTTTGGGGCGGAGGTATCGACCTTGATATCGCTTCGAAGTTTGGAAACTTCATTGGCGGTTTTGTTGGTTTGTTCTGGCTTATTTCGGGTGTGGTTATGCTGTTTCTCGTTCTTATGAAACAAAAGGATCAGGCCTATCACACTCAGATAGAGACTCAGTTCTTTAATATGATCAGCCATCTTAACCACATTATAGAATCCATCACCGGCACAGGATACGATGAAAACACTTACACTACCATAACAAGCCGTAAATATCTCAGCTATCTGTTTTGGAAACTGCATCAAGACCTGGCCGAAGACATTGAAAACCAGATAGGGAACAAAGATTCTGCTTATTATCTCCTCCTTCATTCTCTAAAGAGCAATCCGAAACGAGTATTTCTGCAGCATGGAAGCGGAACCGATACCGACCTGGATTTACTGCATAAATGGATACAAAATGTTTATGGTTCATTTTACAACGACAATAAATCGCAGCTTGGTCATTATTTCCGTTATGTTTATCATATTATTAAGTACATTGACAATTCCCGCCTGCCGTTAAGAAATAAGAGGGAATATATTGAAATTTTCCAGGCACAGATGATGGATGATGAGCTTGGGTTGTTGTTTTACCATGGGCTTAGCCAAACCGGTGAAAAGAAACTTAAACCCTTGCTTGAAAAATACCATTTCCTTTATAACATCGATATTGCCAATCTAACCTTTCCACCTGCAGAATCCATGTTGTATCCCGGAATACCTTTTAATTTCCTGGAACAATATGTTAAGATAGGAGATAACAGACAATAG
- a CDS encoding outer membrane beta-barrel protein codes for MKKQIFLFVLILLISSIAMAQYEKGSWMFSGSGYANFGGLKVETKIPNIQGDDDRNWILGDIIVSTRNAYFPVKNLAVGLDLQLDIEGKGWEPEGDNKANYDKDYKEGTGATNIFVGPIIRYYIPLGKVVALYPEASLGFRNYSHLMYAEGKQVFMPGGSEETYEQRILTVASGFGYNMGAGIAFRLSEHFALDVTTRWGGGKIKGKTKDDSSYPSSANYQKFPEMDTDIAFATIDVLIGFQIYIGGK; via the coding sequence ATGAAAAAGCAGATCTTTCTTTTTGTACTTATACTGCTGATAAGCAGTATCGCCATGGCCCAGTATGAAAAGGGCAGCTGGATGTTCTCAGGTTCGGGTTACGCCAATTTTGGAGGCCTGAAGGTAGAGACCAAAATACCTAATATTCAGGGAGATGACGATCGTAACTGGATATTGGGTGATATTATCGTCTCGACGCGTAACGCTTATTTCCCGGTAAAGAATCTGGCCGTGGGGCTTGACCTTCAGCTTGATATTGAAGGAAAAGGATGGGAACCGGAAGGAGATAACAAGGCAAATTATGATAAGGACTATAAGGAAGGGACTGGAGCCACTAATATCTTTGTTGGCCCTATCATCCGGTATTATATTCCTCTCGGTAAAGTTGTAGCCTTGTATCCTGAAGCTTCACTGGGTTTCAGAAATTATTCCCATCTGATGTATGCCGAAGGTAAACAGGTCTTTATGCCCGGAGGGTCTGAAGAAACCTATGAGCAAAGAATTTTGACCGTTGCCAGTGGTTTTGGATACAACATGGGAGCCGGTATTGCTTTCAGGCTATCTGAGCATTTTGCTCTTGACGTTACAACCCGCTGGGGTGGCGGAAAGATAAAAGGAAAAACCAAAGATGACTCAAGCTATCCTTCATCGGCTAATTATCAGAAATTCCCCGAAATGGATACCGATATAGCTTTTGCAACCATCGATGTTTTGATTGGATTCCAGATATACATCGGAGGGAAATAA